The genomic DNA ATCTTTTCAAGTTTGACAAACGTCACTAGATTTGATCTCACAGGGAATAGATTTACAAAGCTTGAACCAAGCTTTTTTCGAGGAATgggaaaattaatttatttgattttgaattataatgaaataaaaacgatAAATTCATATAATGACACTTGGGAAAATAACCTAATTGAATATTTAGACTTAAGTTTCAATTCTTTAACCACTATCCTACCTTCGACATTCCAGGGATTAAGAAATTTAAGGTACTTACTTTTGAATGCAAATGCCCTCGATTGGGTGAAACCAACATCTTTCTTGAAAATGAATGGACTTGAAACTATATGGCTTACCGGTACTCATATTAGAGAATTCAAATTAGTAACGCCTGACCTCCATACTCTCAATTTGAACCAGATTGAAGATTTGAGACTTAGACCAGGATCATCATTCAACCAATCAAGATTTCTTATATATTTGGACATATCTCATTCCTATTTGTGGTTTCATTTATGGATTCCAACATTAAATGTGTCTTTATTTGATGGTTTGCTTAATCTCACATTTTTGACTCTGGATGGAAATAAATCGCCCTGTCAATTAAAAGATGAGTTATTTCGATCTCTCTCAAGTCTGCAGAATTTGACCATTCGAATGGCTAGTATCTCAAGTATCCATTCTAACGCATTCACAGGATTAAAATCTCTCAAATTTCTAGACTTAAGTGGAAACTATCTTACGAAAATCCATCCTGATTCACTGAAGGGCTTATGGACATTAGAGACCGTGGATCTATTTGAAAATAGTTTGGTATACCTTGACAGTGGTGTGTTTTCCAATAACCAAAATTTATCTCGCCTCATCCTGTCGCAAAAtcgattaatattttttaatcaaagtacCTTTGACCCTGTTATATCATCGCTTTTGTATGTAGACATATCGCAGAACCAAATCGCATGTGATTGCGATTTAAGGTGGCTTGTCCGTTGGGTCATTAGTACACCTACAGTGAAACTTCTTCAAAAGGATAAAACGATTTGTGGTATAGCATCGTTAGAGCCACTCAGAGACAAGCCTTTCCTAGACTTCAACCCCACTGAACTGTGTGGTTTCAACGTCTACATCGTCTGTTTGCCTTCAATTGCTGTCATTTCCTTGATAGCAACCATTATATTAGTTTATCATTTTCGATGGCAGTTACGACGCTGGCTCTTTCTTCTAAAACTGGCCGCATTTGGTTACATGGAGGTGCGAGACCCTCGGGACCATGACGATTACGAGTACGACTTGAATGTCATTTTCCACGAAGATGACGAAGCATGGGTCCGGGAACATCTTCGAGTGGTCATAGAAGAACGGCTTCCACAGTTCCAGAGGAAGGTATATGGTGATGCCGATCTTGTCGCAGGAATGCATTACTTAGAGGCGATTGACTATGCGGTTACCAGGAGTTACAAGACGGTCGTAGTGCTCAGTAGGGCCGCTATCAAGGATCGTTGGTTCATGCTCAAGTTCAGAACGGCTATTGACCACGTGACGGATACCCAGACTGAGTTTGTCCTTTTGTTATTTCTAGAAGACATCCCTGGAGAAGAACTACCCTTCTTAGTAAGGTTGTGCCTTAGTGATGGCAGGCCGTACGTACATTGGCCTGAAGACATTAGAGGACGGGAATATTTCTTCGATGAATTGACAGCAAAGTTGACCGTTAATCTAAAGACAAATGATTTGATTCCCAATGAATGATATTGAAAGACCATCTTTATTGTGGAGCTTCAAGAATTCCTGATTGTCACGTTGAAAATGCATATCGCTTGAAAGCAAATTTCTGACTTCTAATTTGTTTTCTGGTTGTGTTAAcacaaaaacatatatatacgTATTAATCTCGTACACAGCAATCAATTTAGTTTGCTAACTTTTCTCAGTTTGTaaccttttctttccttcttctgtTGTTTTTACTCTGTAACTcggctttaaaaaaatctgctaCCACGTTTTCGACGCATTTGAGTGTTTCAATGTGAAAACGGTATAATTGTAGCGCAAGTGGATTATGGTAaatgatgtatatatatgttGAATTGTTATCATTTGAGTCTCCATGTGACACTGATAGCGGTTCAGATTTTAGCCCTGGAGGTTGGTAGAATAGCACCACCCTAAGGGATATGAATGAGTGCAATTGTGCACATGTATGTGTGCACTGAGCACCTTCTATGGTGCAGAGATGAACCAAttcatgaaatgttcaaaataatatttgtttctAGTTCAATATCATGCACCCTAAAAGGTGCAAAGATGAAACTTTCATGGTGCAGGTGATATAGCCCATTTCACATAAAGGTTCAACATTCCACCCtacactattaaaaaaaacacagactttacagaaaaaaagaaaaagaagattttgcaacaAGCAATAAcggaatcattctgtaaattcataaaacaggatatttttctgcaatttaaaagaaaaaaatgtttaaaaaagggtgttttattaaaggaaatttgtaatgttccatacaccaaataccaatttcctgtaagattacgcaatctggtaagatacaggtgttctcgagactctgctgcaggaacttcttttatttgaaggataaattttctaacagtgtataaaGGAGGTGCTGTCAGTGTTTCATTTACGGTGTaaattttaacatttgtttATAACTGTGTACTCTTATAATAAACGTGTGCAGTCGCACTTTTGAAGTAATAGTTAATTGCATGGAGCCAATACAATCAAACTAGATTTAGCGGTATCCTGTCTATATAGCACCCACCTGCCTAGGGTAACAAAAAAATGCTCACCATGGATGTAGAGTATGTGTATAAGAATGTGTCTGTAGCATCCTGCTGTCTTTTAAAGACACATTTTCCTTTGGGGGGTGGTCACTATAGAAAGGTTTTCCTGTGCTAAAATGTGAACCCTTTTGTTAATTTGATGGGAGGAATTGTGTTTGGCATCTGCCATCATTAGCacttttctgtttattttatgtTGGGTGCCTGATTTTAAGACTTATTTTGTCTTCTTTGCCCCCGCCCCCACAGCAATGTACATATCTTTGTATTACTTTTGATCAACTCggttcactttcctttttcaatCATGTTTGTTTCCTATATTCTGTAcatatttgaaatgttttttttttatattattgtgaaaataaatgatttgatttgattaatgaTTTCCATGCAAAGTATTTTCTTAGAAGAAGGCCTTTTTTAAAACCTTTCCCATTTCAATTCAAATGGTATCTTTTCAAATCAGTAAATATTTGGTGCTGCATGACGAATGCCATGCAGTTGAAAGGTTGTCAGTCAGTGGTTTACTATTTGCTGTAATTGCAGCCTTCAAGAATTGAGGATCTTTGTAAAAGGGCTGCTCCAAAAATAGGCCAAGAGTGACCGAATTGCCTGGCGGTTTTTCCTTTATAAAATGCAGGGTAAAGGATTTACCAGATCAGCAATCCTTTCATAAACGACACTTCTTTTAATCTTAGATATGTgaacaatcaatcaattttgggtttttttaagttcttttttctttcaattgaaCAACAGCTCTGCATTGAAACACATTGCTAGACTCTAACTCACACCAAACCAACCAAATACATTGATGATAAACCATTAGAAATAAAGTAGAAGTTTCTATCGGTCTGGCATGGCCCTGTGAAGTGGGGTGCTGGAGGTGCTTCAGCATCCCCCAAGATTGCCTTTGGGGTGCtacgtgtattattctccataggcagcacccccaggtattctggaagatgtgtaaaattgaaaaaaaattaccttcattttattACTGGGGACCAATGTGATCTTCATTATGTAGATCAAACccctttttatttatgtatttatttatttatttattatttattacctTTTCAAATTACTAGGGACCAATTTGAACCCCATTTTGTAGGTGAAATTTCAGGAGGGGAGTTGCTTTGTAGATGTGATTTCAACTTGCAAAGTGGTATCTGCACCCTTTCAATTGATAATAAATCGataattgtcatatttttctacaggaaatttgaacaatgtcttttttaaacaaaaaagaatgactatatgaatatacatcatagttagataatattttgaataaacatgcataagagatgtaatataataatataggatatttatattgcgcacatatccaccttgttaggtgctcaaggcgctcttatattacccggctaagctaggctttcatagcgcacacagcttcttaaggaattacttcctaccggtacccatttacctcacctgggttgagtgcagcacattgtggatcagtttcttgctgaaggaaattacgccatcgctgggattcgaacccacgaccttctgtttcaaagtccgaagactaatccactgggccacaacgctccacaatgaTGTTGACATTGCTAGCTTCCCATAATTATGGCTTGATCTGATCAGTCGCATAACTTTGTAAAGCGGGaccaaagaaatacatataaaCCAACCGAAAGtatcatttttgtatttgtatcaACTTTCATACATCAAGGTACGTGAATTCCTAAATGGATTGTTCTATTTTTTCAACAGTTTTGGTTTCGGATACAAaacgtcccagaaaaaaacgaaaccgaaaATTGCTGAAGCTTTTTATTTCCTTAAACCCCTTCTCCCTGGTAAAATAAGATGATTAGCGTCCCTGGTACAGAAacgttagcaattaatcgtacgcttgattttcatgaatgtttGTACATTCTATTATATGCAATAAAtcgttttaaaaatgttttacgaTGATTGCTAAATTTATTGTTCCGGATCCTTGGACAGATAacggaaagtaaaaaaaaaaattacacaacatcaaaatcggacaaggcaTTACAAAGTTATGGCATATCAAAGTCAGTTTTTACGACCAGGAAAAAGGGGGACGTAGATAAGGGTGAAgtatgataatattttctggatgttatgtcaaaatctattacaaaatttggagtttgtaatttaaaaaatgaaattttgctcGCTTGCTTCGCTCACTTGCACTTTTGTACCCGTTACGCCATATCTGCCCCCTCAATATTTTTGGCTCACAGTGCCACTGATCAAAATGATACATTGATTCAGTAAAACATTTTCAAGTCTTACTGAATGTACGATTTGTAAGCTGATTGTGTTACCTCTTTACTTATAATTTGTTATATGGActcaaatttattcatttgtttccaCTGCAATGTAAAAAGatgatcaaattttatttcaataacttttaatttcatattttgccgCAACATGTGGATGCTTGGTATGAAAATATGGAATTACTTTGATGCTATGCAATAAAAtgtaaaagttatgacatctacCCATCTATAGCATATTCATTaccatttattttacaaaatatagcTGAACTCTAATATTCGATGTGTTGTTTTATTCCTAAAGAATGTGATGAATTGTCAGCATTTTGAGTtgtattactgttattattttatCAGGGAGGTTGATCCATTAAAACTAATTAGCgtagtgaaaaaaataacaatttactCAGGTATTTTacaattgacctttgacccgaAGAGAACGTCTTGTTTGGGTCACTCTTATTGGCCCATATGGAAATCCGTTTGTCTGGTTTGCTCTTTATTTACAGTACTAAAAATGTTGCTGGAggaaatgtatttaaaaattgCATCACATAATCTTACGGTTCATATTCTGATGTCGGGTTTACCTTAAACTCagatttaaagttgtggtttaagaaTGAGAAGCCAAGAGTATACAAATTTGTATCAAGTTGCATGCTTATAATATGTACTGtactctttcctgattcatcgatggtaaagacaatcatctatttatacttcctacacaattatgaatgatttgagagccagtTGAGCTGAATAGTGAtttatgtgacaattggctatccatacttaaaccacaactttaaacctgagtctaAGTTAaaaccgacttcagaatacggacagTAATATTATGTGATGCAATTTCAGATACATTTCCTCCAGCAGTATTTAGTACTGTTTTTACATAAAGTGCAAACCAGGGGCCACAGACATGACAGAGTTTATACTTCTTCATATCGTGACTGAAAGTGAAATTGTTTCACTTCACTATTTGTTGGTAAGCTGACAATTACTGGGACAAGTGATACGTTATCATATAGAGAAGAGGTATATACactatgattttaattttgataacaaAAACAGTAGCATACGTTCTTGGACTATTGCACCTTTATCCATAAATTAGAATTTCTATGACATGTATGAGGTGACTATATATTTTTGGTGACGGAATGCTGAAATCAgggctatttttttcttctttttttacttacCTTGTACAATAACTcactttaaaatgtattttttattcctCAATCACATGTGCTCTACATCAGCCGTACGACGAGTCAActgccgttttattaattttgtttaaactaaaag from Lytechinus variegatus isolate NC3 chromosome 8, Lvar_3.0, whole genome shotgun sequence includes the following:
- the LOC121419689 gene encoding toll-like receptor 4 — encoded protein: MALDRRMLRVAINLSIVMLLQQALYTDSNALPYKEKESSAHTCDFDVPPKTADCTLLGLTTVPQDLPDGVKILLLAHNNELFRSLSSLQNLTIRMASISSIHSNAFTGLKSLKFLDLSGNYLTKIHPDSLKGLWTLETVDLFENSLVYLDSGVFSNNQNLSRLILSQNRLIFFNQSTFDPVISSLLYVDISQNQIACDCDLRWLVRWVISTPTVKLLQKDKTICGIASLEPLRDKPFLDFNPTELCGFNVYIVCLPSIAVISLIATIILVYHFRWQLRRWLFLLKLAAFGYMEVRDPRDHDDYEYDLNVIFHEDDEAWVREHLRVVIEERLPQFQRKVYGDADLVAGMHYLEAIDYAVTRSYKTVVVLSRAAIKDRWFMLKFRTAIDHVTDTQTEFVLLLFLEDIPGEELPFLVRLCLSDGRPYVHWPEDIRGREYFFDELTAKLTVNLKTNDLIPNE